One part of the Neodiprion virginianus isolate iyNeoVirg1 chromosome 3, iyNeoVirg1.1, whole genome shotgun sequence genome encodes these proteins:
- the LOC124300784 gene encoding PRKCA-binding protein isoform X2, protein MEFEDDFFFEEDKILTNSFLSPPDTIPSTNTNGVNEDLGISLTALPRANVELHQLTMMEDRMGMTITSGNVVIQKDSSNLIGISIGGGAPLCPCLYIVQVFDNTPAAAEGTLQSGDELVAINGASVKGKTKVEVAKMIQACDGQVSINYNKLHADPRQGRSLDIALKKVKHRLVEGMGSATADALGLSRAILCNDALVQRLAALQRTENLYRGLVAHAKATLRAFFDLTQVYKAFGDAFAAIGVREPQPRASEAFRQFGEQHRQMEKFGVTMLKAVKPILSDLGTYLHKAIPDTRLTISKYADAKFEYLSYCLKVKELDDEEQSYAALQEPLYRVETGNYEYRLVLRCRQEARSRFAKLRSDVLVKLELLDNKHVQDVVWQLQKFASGLAKCHAESRDLLSESTLFPVEVDLSRSAFQYKTTGPLQSSVDSEDGDDEEDVKTNENDETPMLDIQESVLLSTEPNQF, encoded by the exons ATGGAATTTGAGGACGACTTTTTCTTCGAGGAGGATAAAAT TCTAACGAACAGCTTCTTATCGCCTCCAGACACAATACCTTCCACCAATACAAATGGAGTCAACGAAGATCTCGGTATTTCTTTAACCGCTCTGCCTCGGGCTAACGTCGAACTGCATCAGCTGACCATGATGGAAGATCGCAT GGGGATGACCATAACTTCGGGGAATGTCGTGATTCAGAAAGACAGCAGCAATTTAATTGGGATCAGCATTGGAGGTGGAGCTCCGCTTTGCCCTTGTCTTTACATTGTGCAAGTGTTTGACAACACTCCAGCTGCTGCAGAAGGCACGCTGCAATCCGGTGACGAACTTGTTGCAATTAATGGGGCCTCTGTTAAGGGAAAGACCAAAGTTGAAGTGGCGAAAATGATTCAGGCTTGTGATGGACAAGTCAGCATCAATTACAACAAACTGCATGCTGATCCGAGGCAAGGACGTTCCCTTGATATTGCTCTGAAAAAG GTCAAGCACAGACTGGTTGAGGGAATGGGGAGTGCTACAGCAGATGCCCTGGGCTTGTCTCGAGCTATATTATGTAATGATGCGTTGGTTCAGCGATTAGCTGCTCTGCAACGGACAGAAAATTTATACAGGGGCTTAGTGGCTCATGCAAAAGCCACTCTACGAGCTTTTTTTGATCTCACTCAAGTATACAAAG CATTTGGTGATGCTTTTGCGGCCATTGGTGTAAGGGAGCCTCAACCACGTGCGAGCGAAGCATTCAGGCAATTCGGCGAGCAACATAGACAGATGGAAAAGTTTGGAGTAACGATGCTAAAGGCGGTGAAGCCCATTTTGAGCGACCTTGGAACATATCTTCATAAAGCCATTCCAGACACGAGATTAACGATCAGTAAATACGCGGACGCCAAATTCGAGTATCTCTCTTATTGCTTGAAAGTTAAAGAGTTAGACGATGAGGAGCAGAGTTACGCGGCGCTCCAGGAGCCGCTTTACCGTGTAGAGACCGGCAATTACGAATATCGACTTGTTTTGAGATGCCGACAGGAGGCGAGATCGAGATTCGCTAAATTGAGGTCTGATGTTCTCGTGAAACTTGAATTGCTCGATAATAAACATGTTCAAGACGTCGTATGGCAGCTGCAAAAGTTTGCCTCTGGATTAGCTAAGTGCCACGCTGAAAGCCGGGACCTCCTATCAGAATCTACCCTGTTTCCCGTCGAGGTCGACCTATCGCGATCTGCATTCCAATACAAAACTACAGGACCGCTTCAGTCCTCAGTGGATAGTGAAGATGGGGATGATGAAGAAGATgtgaaaacaaatgaaaatgacgAAACGCCGATGCTCGATATCCAGGAAAGTGTACTCTTATCCACAGAGCCAAACCAGTTCTAG
- the LOC124300784 gene encoding PRKCA-binding protein isoform X1 produces the protein MEFEDDFFFEEDKILTNSFLSPPDTIPSTNTNGVNEDLGISLTALPRANVELHQLTMMEDRIPDIELVARDKVVTVTQLPNSQLGMTITSGNVVIQKDSSNLIGISIGGGAPLCPCLYIVQVFDNTPAAAEGTLQSGDELVAINGASVKGKTKVEVAKMIQACDGQVSINYNKLHADPRQGRSLDIALKKVKHRLVEGMGSATADALGLSRAILCNDALVQRLAALQRTENLYRGLVAHAKATLRAFFDLTQVYKAFGDAFAAIGVREPQPRASEAFRQFGEQHRQMEKFGVTMLKAVKPILSDLGTYLHKAIPDTRLTISKYADAKFEYLSYCLKVKELDDEEQSYAALQEPLYRVETGNYEYRLVLRCRQEARSRFAKLRSDVLVKLELLDNKHVQDVVWQLQKFASGLAKCHAESRDLLSESTLFPVEVDLSRSAFQYKTTGPLQSSVDSEDGDDEEDVKTNENDETPMLDIQESVLLSTEPNQF, from the exons ATGGAATTTGAGGACGACTTTTTCTTCGAGGAGGATAAAAT TCTAACGAACAGCTTCTTATCGCCTCCAGACACAATACCTTCCACCAATACAAATGGAGTCAACGAAGATCTCGGTATTTCTTTAACCGCTCTGCCTCGGGCTAACGTCGAACTGCATCAGCTGACCATGATGGAAGATCGCAT TCCAGACATAGAACTGGTCGCACGAGACAAAGTGGTCACTGTCACCCAGCTGCCTAACAGCCAACT GGGGATGACCATAACTTCGGGGAATGTCGTGATTCAGAAAGACAGCAGCAATTTAATTGGGATCAGCATTGGAGGTGGAGCTCCGCTTTGCCCTTGTCTTTACATTGTGCAAGTGTTTGACAACACTCCAGCTGCTGCAGAAGGCACGCTGCAATCCGGTGACGAACTTGTTGCAATTAATGGGGCCTCTGTTAAGGGAAAGACCAAAGTTGAAGTGGCGAAAATGATTCAGGCTTGTGATGGACAAGTCAGCATCAATTACAACAAACTGCATGCTGATCCGAGGCAAGGACGTTCCCTTGATATTGCTCTGAAAAAG GTCAAGCACAGACTGGTTGAGGGAATGGGGAGTGCTACAGCAGATGCCCTGGGCTTGTCTCGAGCTATATTATGTAATGATGCGTTGGTTCAGCGATTAGCTGCTCTGCAACGGACAGAAAATTTATACAGGGGCTTAGTGGCTCATGCAAAAGCCACTCTACGAGCTTTTTTTGATCTCACTCAAGTATACAAAG CATTTGGTGATGCTTTTGCGGCCATTGGTGTAAGGGAGCCTCAACCACGTGCGAGCGAAGCATTCAGGCAATTCGGCGAGCAACATAGACAGATGGAAAAGTTTGGAGTAACGATGCTAAAGGCGGTGAAGCCCATTTTGAGCGACCTTGGAACATATCTTCATAAAGCCATTCCAGACACGAGATTAACGATCAGTAAATACGCGGACGCCAAATTCGAGTATCTCTCTTATTGCTTGAAAGTTAAAGAGTTAGACGATGAGGAGCAGAGTTACGCGGCGCTCCAGGAGCCGCTTTACCGTGTAGAGACCGGCAATTACGAATATCGACTTGTTTTGAGATGCCGACAGGAGGCGAGATCGAGATTCGCTAAATTGAGGTCTGATGTTCTCGTGAAACTTGAATTGCTCGATAATAAACATGTTCAAGACGTCGTATGGCAGCTGCAAAAGTTTGCCTCTGGATTAGCTAAGTGCCACGCTGAAAGCCGGGACCTCCTATCAGAATCTACCCTGTTTCCCGTCGAGGTCGACCTATCGCGATCTGCATTCCAATACAAAACTACAGGACCGCTTCAGTCCTCAGTGGATAGTGAAGATGGGGATGATGAAGAAGATgtgaaaacaaatgaaaatgacgAAACGCCGATGCTCGATATCCAGGAAAGTGTACTCTTATCCACAGAGCCAAACCAGTTCTAG
- the LOC124300784 gene encoding PRKCA-binding protein isoform X5, translating into MMEDRMGMTITSGNVVIQKDSSNLIGISIGGGAPLCPCLYIVQVFDNTPAAAEGTLQSGDELVAINGASVKGKTKVEVAKMIQACDGQVSINYNKLHADPRQGRSLDIALKKVKHRLVEGMGSATADALGLSRAILCNDALVQRLAALQRTENLYRGLVAHAKATLRAFFDLTQVYKAFGDAFAAIGVREPQPRASEAFRQFGEQHRQMEKFGVTMLKAVKPILSDLGTYLHKAIPDTRLTISKYADAKFEYLSYCLKVKELDDEEQSYAALQEPLYRVETGNYEYRLVLRCRQEARSRFAKLRSDVLVKLELLDNKHVQDVVWQLQKFASGLAKCHAESRDLLSESTLFPVEVDLSRSAFQYKTTGPLQSSVDSEDGDDEEDVKTNENDETPMLDIQESVLLSTEPNQF; encoded by the exons ATGATGGAAGATCGCAT GGGGATGACCATAACTTCGGGGAATGTCGTGATTCAGAAAGACAGCAGCAATTTAATTGGGATCAGCATTGGAGGTGGAGCTCCGCTTTGCCCTTGTCTTTACATTGTGCAAGTGTTTGACAACACTCCAGCTGCTGCAGAAGGCACGCTGCAATCCGGTGACGAACTTGTTGCAATTAATGGGGCCTCTGTTAAGGGAAAGACCAAAGTTGAAGTGGCGAAAATGATTCAGGCTTGTGATGGACAAGTCAGCATCAATTACAACAAACTGCATGCTGATCCGAGGCAAGGACGTTCCCTTGATATTGCTCTGAAAAAG GTCAAGCACAGACTGGTTGAGGGAATGGGGAGTGCTACAGCAGATGCCCTGGGCTTGTCTCGAGCTATATTATGTAATGATGCGTTGGTTCAGCGATTAGCTGCTCTGCAACGGACAGAAAATTTATACAGGGGCTTAGTGGCTCATGCAAAAGCCACTCTACGAGCTTTTTTTGATCTCACTCAAGTATACAAAG CATTTGGTGATGCTTTTGCGGCCATTGGTGTAAGGGAGCCTCAACCACGTGCGAGCGAAGCATTCAGGCAATTCGGCGAGCAACATAGACAGATGGAAAAGTTTGGAGTAACGATGCTAAAGGCGGTGAAGCCCATTTTGAGCGACCTTGGAACATATCTTCATAAAGCCATTCCAGACACGAGATTAACGATCAGTAAATACGCGGACGCCAAATTCGAGTATCTCTCTTATTGCTTGAAAGTTAAAGAGTTAGACGATGAGGAGCAGAGTTACGCGGCGCTCCAGGAGCCGCTTTACCGTGTAGAGACCGGCAATTACGAATATCGACTTGTTTTGAGATGCCGACAGGAGGCGAGATCGAGATTCGCTAAATTGAGGTCTGATGTTCTCGTGAAACTTGAATTGCTCGATAATAAACATGTTCAAGACGTCGTATGGCAGCTGCAAAAGTTTGCCTCTGGATTAGCTAAGTGCCACGCTGAAAGCCGGGACCTCCTATCAGAATCTACCCTGTTTCCCGTCGAGGTCGACCTATCGCGATCTGCATTCCAATACAAAACTACAGGACCGCTTCAGTCCTCAGTGGATAGTGAAGATGGGGATGATGAAGAAGATgtgaaaacaaatgaaaatgacgAAACGCCGATGCTCGATATCCAGGAAAGTGTACTCTTATCCACAGAGCCAAACCAGTTCTAG
- the LOC124300784 gene encoding PRKCA-binding protein isoform X3, which yields MMEDRIPDIELVARDKVVTVTQLPNSQLGMTITSGNVVIQKDSSNLIGISIGGGAPLCPCLYIVQVFDNTPAAAEGTLQSGDELVAINGASVKGKTKVEVAKMIQACDGQVSINYNKLHADPRQGRSLDIALKKVKHRLVEGMGSATADALGLSRAILCNDALVQRLAALQRTENLYRGLVAHAKATLRAFFDLTQVYKAFGDAFAAIGVREPQPRASEAFRQFGEQHRQMEKFGVTMLKAVKPILSDLGTYLHKAIPDTRLTISKYADAKFEYLSYCLKVKELDDEEQSYAALQEPLYRVETGNYEYRLVLRCRQEARSRFAKLRSDVLVKLELLDNKHVQDVVWQLQKFASGLAKCHAESRDLLSESTLFPVEVDLSRSAFQYKTTGPLQSSVDSEDGDDEEDVKTNENDETPMLDIQESVLLSTEPNQF from the exons ATGATGGAAGATCGCAT TCCAGACATAGAACTGGTCGCACGAGACAAAGTGGTCACTGTCACCCAGCTGCCTAACAGCCAACT GGGGATGACCATAACTTCGGGGAATGTCGTGATTCAGAAAGACAGCAGCAATTTAATTGGGATCAGCATTGGAGGTGGAGCTCCGCTTTGCCCTTGTCTTTACATTGTGCAAGTGTTTGACAACACTCCAGCTGCTGCAGAAGGCACGCTGCAATCCGGTGACGAACTTGTTGCAATTAATGGGGCCTCTGTTAAGGGAAAGACCAAAGTTGAAGTGGCGAAAATGATTCAGGCTTGTGATGGACAAGTCAGCATCAATTACAACAAACTGCATGCTGATCCGAGGCAAGGACGTTCCCTTGATATTGCTCTGAAAAAG GTCAAGCACAGACTGGTTGAGGGAATGGGGAGTGCTACAGCAGATGCCCTGGGCTTGTCTCGAGCTATATTATGTAATGATGCGTTGGTTCAGCGATTAGCTGCTCTGCAACGGACAGAAAATTTATACAGGGGCTTAGTGGCTCATGCAAAAGCCACTCTACGAGCTTTTTTTGATCTCACTCAAGTATACAAAG CATTTGGTGATGCTTTTGCGGCCATTGGTGTAAGGGAGCCTCAACCACGTGCGAGCGAAGCATTCAGGCAATTCGGCGAGCAACATAGACAGATGGAAAAGTTTGGAGTAACGATGCTAAAGGCGGTGAAGCCCATTTTGAGCGACCTTGGAACATATCTTCATAAAGCCATTCCAGACACGAGATTAACGATCAGTAAATACGCGGACGCCAAATTCGAGTATCTCTCTTATTGCTTGAAAGTTAAAGAGTTAGACGATGAGGAGCAGAGTTACGCGGCGCTCCAGGAGCCGCTTTACCGTGTAGAGACCGGCAATTACGAATATCGACTTGTTTTGAGATGCCGACAGGAGGCGAGATCGAGATTCGCTAAATTGAGGTCTGATGTTCTCGTGAAACTTGAATTGCTCGATAATAAACATGTTCAAGACGTCGTATGGCAGCTGCAAAAGTTTGCCTCTGGATTAGCTAAGTGCCACGCTGAAAGCCGGGACCTCCTATCAGAATCTACCCTGTTTCCCGTCGAGGTCGACCTATCGCGATCTGCATTCCAATACAAAACTACAGGACCGCTTCAGTCCTCAGTGGATAGTGAAGATGGGGATGATGAAGAAGATgtgaaaacaaatgaaaatgacgAAACGCCGATGCTCGATATCCAGGAAAGTGTACTCTTATCCACAGAGCCAAACCAGTTCTAG
- the LOC124300784 gene encoding PRKCA-binding protein isoform X6, which yields MTITSGNVVIQKDSSNLIGISIGGGAPLCPCLYIVQVFDNTPAAAEGTLQSGDELVAINGASVKGKTKVEVAKMIQACDGQVSINYNKLHADPRQGRSLDIALKKVKHRLVEGMGSATADALGLSRAILCNDALVQRLAALQRTENLYRGLVAHAKATLRAFFDLTQVYKAFGDAFAAIGVREPQPRASEAFRQFGEQHRQMEKFGVTMLKAVKPILSDLGTYLHKAIPDTRLTISKYADAKFEYLSYCLKVKELDDEEQSYAALQEPLYRVETGNYEYRLVLRCRQEARSRFAKLRSDVLVKLELLDNKHVQDVVWQLQKFASGLAKCHAESRDLLSESTLFPVEVDLSRSAFQYKTTGPLQSSVDSEDGDDEEDVKTNENDETPMLDIQESVLLSTEPNQF from the exons ATGACCATAACTTCGGGGAATGTCGTGATTCAGAAAGACAGCAGCAATTTAATTGGGATCAGCATTGGAGGTGGAGCTCCGCTTTGCCCTTGTCTTTACATTGTGCAAGTGTTTGACAACACTCCAGCTGCTGCAGAAGGCACGCTGCAATCCGGTGACGAACTTGTTGCAATTAATGGGGCCTCTGTTAAGGGAAAGACCAAAGTTGAAGTGGCGAAAATGATTCAGGCTTGTGATGGACAAGTCAGCATCAATTACAACAAACTGCATGCTGATCCGAGGCAAGGACGTTCCCTTGATATTGCTCTGAAAAAG GTCAAGCACAGACTGGTTGAGGGAATGGGGAGTGCTACAGCAGATGCCCTGGGCTTGTCTCGAGCTATATTATGTAATGATGCGTTGGTTCAGCGATTAGCTGCTCTGCAACGGACAGAAAATTTATACAGGGGCTTAGTGGCTCATGCAAAAGCCACTCTACGAGCTTTTTTTGATCTCACTCAAGTATACAAAG CATTTGGTGATGCTTTTGCGGCCATTGGTGTAAGGGAGCCTCAACCACGTGCGAGCGAAGCATTCAGGCAATTCGGCGAGCAACATAGACAGATGGAAAAGTTTGGAGTAACGATGCTAAAGGCGGTGAAGCCCATTTTGAGCGACCTTGGAACATATCTTCATAAAGCCATTCCAGACACGAGATTAACGATCAGTAAATACGCGGACGCCAAATTCGAGTATCTCTCTTATTGCTTGAAAGTTAAAGAGTTAGACGATGAGGAGCAGAGTTACGCGGCGCTCCAGGAGCCGCTTTACCGTGTAGAGACCGGCAATTACGAATATCGACTTGTTTTGAGATGCCGACAGGAGGCGAGATCGAGATTCGCTAAATTGAGGTCTGATGTTCTCGTGAAACTTGAATTGCTCGATAATAAACATGTTCAAGACGTCGTATGGCAGCTGCAAAAGTTTGCCTCTGGATTAGCTAAGTGCCACGCTGAAAGCCGGGACCTCCTATCAGAATCTACCCTGTTTCCCGTCGAGGTCGACCTATCGCGATCTGCATTCCAATACAAAACTACAGGACCGCTTCAGTCCTCAGTGGATAGTGAAGATGGGGATGATGAAGAAGATgtgaaaacaaatgaaaatgacgAAACGCCGATGCTCGATATCCAGGAAAGTGTACTCTTATCCACAGAGCCAAACCAGTTCTAG
- the LOC124300784 gene encoding PRKCA-binding protein isoform X4 encodes MEFEDDFFFEEDKMGMTITSGNVVIQKDSSNLIGISIGGGAPLCPCLYIVQVFDNTPAAAEGTLQSGDELVAINGASVKGKTKVEVAKMIQACDGQVSINYNKLHADPRQGRSLDIALKKVKHRLVEGMGSATADALGLSRAILCNDALVQRLAALQRTENLYRGLVAHAKATLRAFFDLTQVYKAFGDAFAAIGVREPQPRASEAFRQFGEQHRQMEKFGVTMLKAVKPILSDLGTYLHKAIPDTRLTISKYADAKFEYLSYCLKVKELDDEEQSYAALQEPLYRVETGNYEYRLVLRCRQEARSRFAKLRSDVLVKLELLDNKHVQDVVWQLQKFASGLAKCHAESRDLLSESTLFPVEVDLSRSAFQYKTTGPLQSSVDSEDGDDEEDVKTNENDETPMLDIQESVLLSTEPNQF; translated from the exons ATGGAATTTGAGGACGACTTTTTCTTCGAGGAGGATAAAAT GGGGATGACCATAACTTCGGGGAATGTCGTGATTCAGAAAGACAGCAGCAATTTAATTGGGATCAGCATTGGAGGTGGAGCTCCGCTTTGCCCTTGTCTTTACATTGTGCAAGTGTTTGACAACACTCCAGCTGCTGCAGAAGGCACGCTGCAATCCGGTGACGAACTTGTTGCAATTAATGGGGCCTCTGTTAAGGGAAAGACCAAAGTTGAAGTGGCGAAAATGATTCAGGCTTGTGATGGACAAGTCAGCATCAATTACAACAAACTGCATGCTGATCCGAGGCAAGGACGTTCCCTTGATATTGCTCTGAAAAAG GTCAAGCACAGACTGGTTGAGGGAATGGGGAGTGCTACAGCAGATGCCCTGGGCTTGTCTCGAGCTATATTATGTAATGATGCGTTGGTTCAGCGATTAGCTGCTCTGCAACGGACAGAAAATTTATACAGGGGCTTAGTGGCTCATGCAAAAGCCACTCTACGAGCTTTTTTTGATCTCACTCAAGTATACAAAG CATTTGGTGATGCTTTTGCGGCCATTGGTGTAAGGGAGCCTCAACCACGTGCGAGCGAAGCATTCAGGCAATTCGGCGAGCAACATAGACAGATGGAAAAGTTTGGAGTAACGATGCTAAAGGCGGTGAAGCCCATTTTGAGCGACCTTGGAACATATCTTCATAAAGCCATTCCAGACACGAGATTAACGATCAGTAAATACGCGGACGCCAAATTCGAGTATCTCTCTTATTGCTTGAAAGTTAAAGAGTTAGACGATGAGGAGCAGAGTTACGCGGCGCTCCAGGAGCCGCTTTACCGTGTAGAGACCGGCAATTACGAATATCGACTTGTTTTGAGATGCCGACAGGAGGCGAGATCGAGATTCGCTAAATTGAGGTCTGATGTTCTCGTGAAACTTGAATTGCTCGATAATAAACATGTTCAAGACGTCGTATGGCAGCTGCAAAAGTTTGCCTCTGGATTAGCTAAGTGCCACGCTGAAAGCCGGGACCTCCTATCAGAATCTACCCTGTTTCCCGTCGAGGTCGACCTATCGCGATCTGCATTCCAATACAAAACTACAGGACCGCTTCAGTCCTCAGTGGATAGTGAAGATGGGGATGATGAAGAAGATgtgaaaacaaatgaaaatgacgAAACGCCGATGCTCGATATCCAGGAAAGTGTACTCTTATCCACAGAGCCAAACCAGTTCTAG
- the LOC124300790 gene encoding uncharacterized protein C16orf52 homolog A, with product MDKLTIISGTLFLAADMFAIVSLAMPDWIITDVGGDTRLGLMWSCMTLYNRPQVCYPPDLQLEWLLALVCISIGCILITTTIILLASSHWDRNVIPYARWVGFSAMVLFCLAAVIFPMGFHVDEIGGQPYQLPNSHQVGISYIMFVLALWITVISELFAGKVCLPHF from the exons ATGGATAAACTGACCATTATATCGGGGACTTTGTTTTTGGCAGCTGACATGTTCGCAATCGTCAGTCTGGCCATGCCCGATTGGATTATCACCGATGTTGGAG GTGACACCAGACTCGGATTGATGTGGTCATGTATGACGCTGTACAACCGGCCCCAAGTCTGCTATCCTCCTGACCTTCAGCTTGAATGGCTACTCGCGCTCGTCTGCATATCCATAGGGTGTATTCTGATAACAACCACTATCATACTCCTTGCAAGTTCTCATTGGGACCGCAACGTCATTCCTTATGCCAGATGGGTTGGATTTTCAGCCA tgGTACTATTCTGCCTGGCAGCAGTGATCTTTCCAATGGGTTTCCACGTGGATGAAATTGGCGGCCAGCCATATCAGTTACCGAATTCGCATCAGGTCGGAATTTCTTACATAATGTTTGTCCTGGCATTGTGGATAACCGTTATCTCCGAGCTATTTGCAGGCAAAGTTTGCCTACCACATTTCTAG